Proteins encoded in a region of the Rutidosis leptorrhynchoides isolate AG116_Rl617_1_P2 chromosome 9, CSIRO_AGI_Rlap_v1, whole genome shotgun sequence genome:
- the LOC139868588 gene encoding uncharacterized protein → MEDDDNDLRFNSVWCNIIKLGKDLLNIGLDFGALFEKKLGDGGDTLFWDDVWVGGSRLKDRFPRLFRLEVNQNALEATGFGQRTGSWECKLDNTGVYKTRVMASKIDEILLAGYGSNSGTLRNNLIPQKVGIFIWRVLKGRIPVRMELDKRGVDLESILCPLCNDVSEFVEHAIFSCKCVLEIWNVFLISRILLKCSQGLEVADCRGWENWFGKLSSGSRGTLFGRI, encoded by the exons atggaagatgatgataatgatttaaG ATTTAACTCGGTTTGGTGCAATATTATCAAACTTGGGAAAGATCTGCTCAACATTGGTTTAGATTTTGGCGCTCTGTTTGAAAAAAAGCTGGGAGATGGTGGTGACACTCTCTTTTGGGACGACGTTTGGGTTGGTGGTTCGAGATTAAAAGATAGATTTCCTCGTTTATTTCGACTGGAGGTCAATCAAAACGCGCTG GAGGCTACGGGATTTGGCCAAAGGACTGGGTCGTGGGAGTGCAAGCTAGATAACACCGGGGTGTATAAGACGAGGGTAATGGCCAGTAAAATCGATGAGATTCTCTTGGCTGGTTACGGCTCTAACTCAGGTACTTTACGCAACAATTTAATCCCACAAAAGGTGGGCATATTCATATGGCGGGTTCTCAAGGGACGTATACCGGTAAGGATGGAATTAGATAAACGTGGCGTAGATCTCGAATCCATTTTATGCCCTTTATGTAATGATGTTTCTGAATTTGTTGAGCATGCCATATTCTCATGCAAATGTGTGTTAGAAATATGGAATGTGTTCCTCATTTCGCGAATATTGCTAAAATGTTCTCAGGGATTGGAGGTAGCGGATTGTCGGGGTTGGGAAAATTGGTTTGGCAAGCTGTCGAGTGGGTCACGGGGTACTTTATTTGGAAGAATATGA
- the LOC139866181 gene encoding DNA (cytosine-5)-methyltransferase DRM2-like — MDDHASGDENLSKYWDTDDELEIEKIAPSHCLSLVTYNTTGEASTSAGPSNSNRVQEIVDMGFPENLVMKAIKENGEGSIDSIVDTILTYSVLENSPEENNSSLQLLPVDNDELSSEYDENVLDDLSDSDSWFDSETENVHSLHERNDTFLSLEAMGYSVEEASAAIERCGPEASLAELIDFISAAQMAKKESVFFEDEKPKPSNGGNSKLKRKLHNLEAHKKKKQNGVLTEENDVIRFPKPMIGFGVPSKPNVKTHRNLSNEAIVPPFFYYENVALTPKGVWDTISRFLYDIEPEFVDSKYFSAAARKRGYVHNLPINNRFAILPLPPQTIHDAFPLTKKWWPAWDERKKFNCLQTVYGCAKMTERVRKALEEFGDDTPVHVRKYVMEECRKWNLVWVGKHKVATLEPDEVEMLMGFPRNHTRGGGISRTDRYKSLGNSFQVDTVAYHLSVLKPIFPNGINVLSLFSGIGGAEVALHRLGIPLKNVVAVEISEANRDITRSWWEQTNQKGNLVHLPDVQELHGDKLEKFIGSFGGFDLVIGGSPCNNLSGGNRVSRDGLEGEHSELFYHYFRILGLVKDIMNRKD, encoded by the exons ATG GATGATCATGCTTCTGGTGACGAGAACCTGAGTAAGTATTGGGATACTGATGATGAACTTGAAATTGAGAAGATAGCTCCGTCACACTGTTTAAGTCTAGTAACTTATAATACTACTGGGGAG GCAAGCACATCAGCAGGTCCTTCAAACTCCAACCGTGTTCAGGAAATCGTAGATATGGGATTCCCTGAGAATTTGGTTATGAAAGCAATTAAAGAAAATG GGGAAGGTAGCATAGACTCCATAGTGGATACCATACTTACATACTCG GTTCTTGAAAACTCCCCTGAGGAAAATAACTCAAGTCTTCAGCTACTACCTGTAGATAACGATGAGTTGTCTTCTGAGTATGATGAGAATGTTCTTGATGATCTATCTGATTCCGACAGCTGGTTTGATAGTGAAACT GAAAATGTCCattctttacatgaacgtaatgaTACATTTTTATCTTTGGAAGCTATGGGGTATTCAGTAGAAGAGGCTTCAGCAGCGATAGAGAGATGTG GCCCTGAAGCCTCACTTGCAGAACTAATCGATTTTATTTCTGCTGCTCAAATGGCGAAGAAAGAATCTGTGTTTTTTGAGGATGAG AAACCGAAACCCTCAAACGGCGGGAACTCAAAACTAAAGAGGAAACTACACAATCTCGAGGCACATAAAAAGAAGAAGCAGAACGGCGTATTAACCGAAGAAAACGATGTAATCCGTTTTCCAAAACCCATGATCGGTTTCGGTGTTCCATCAAAACCTAACGTAAAAACTCACCGAAACCTCTCAAACGAAGCAATCGTCCCTCCATTTTTCTACTATGAAAACGTTGCATTAACTCCTAAAGGCGTTTGGGACACCATTTCCCGATTCCTTTACGATATCGAGCCCGAATTCGTAGACTCAAAATACTTTTCTGCCGCTGCACGAAAACGAGGTTACGTGCACAATCTTCCTATTAACAACAGATTCGCAATTCTTCCTCTTCCTCCTCAAACTATACACGACGCGTTTCCTTTAACAAAGAAGTGGTGGCCCGCATGGgatgaacggaaaaagtttaattgttTACAAACTGTGTATGGATGTGCAAAGATGACCGAAAGGGTCCGGAAAGCTCTAGAAGAGTTCGGTGATGATACGCCGGTACATGTGAGAAAGTATGTTATGGAAGAATGTAGAAAGTGGAACCTTGTTTGGGTCGGTAAACATAAGGTGGCGACTTTGGAGCccgatgaagttgaaatgttaatgGGGTTCCCTAGAAACCATACGAGAGGTGGTGGTATAAGTAGGACGGATAGATACAAGTCACTCGGTAACTCGTTTCAG GTTGATACAGTAGCATATCATCTATCTGTATTGAAGCCCATATTTCCAAACGGAATCAACGTTCTCTCTCTCTTTTCGGGTATCGGCGGTGCGGAAGTTGCTCTCCACAGGCTCGGTATTCCGTTAAAGAACGTTGTCGCTGTTGAAATCTCAGAAGCTAACAGAGACATAACGAGAAGTTGGTGGGAACAGACAAATCAAAAGGGCAATCTCGTCCATTTACCTGATGTACAAGAATTACATGGTGATAAACTTGAGAAGTTTATAGGTTCGTTTGGTGGTTTTGATCTCGTGATTGGTGGAAGTCCGTGTAATAATCTTTCGGGTGGTAATAGGGTTAGTAGAGATGGACTTGAAGGTGAACATTCGGAGCTTTTTTATCACTATTTTCGTATCCTTGGGCTAGTTAAGGATATTATGAATAGAAAAGACTAG